The following proteins come from a genomic window of Populus alba chromosome 12, ASM523922v2, whole genome shotgun sequence:
- the LOC118033458 gene encoding rust resistance kinase Lr10-like isoform X2: protein MYNVTSIPSEMIDRYNILQLNWSEPAACGVCEEQGKFCGWKNNITNHETECYKKPKSKKGKIRKIEGAVAPVGSVLVLLVLFAAYRVYSSDKAAKNNQKRIENFLADYKALKPARYTYADIKRITDEFKDKLGQGSYGTVFKGKLSDEIFVAVKILNNSTGNGEEFINEVATMGKIHHVNVIRLVGYCADGFRRGLVYDYLPNESLEKFVSSEHGETSSLSWERLQDIALGMAKGIEYLHQGCDQRILHFDIKPHNILLDDHFNPKISDFGLAKLCSKDQSAVSMTTARGTMGYIAPEVFSRNFGHVSYKSDVYSFGMVLLEMVGGRKTIDDKVENSNQIYFPEWVYNSLDKGEELRIRIEKEGDAQIAKKLTLVGLWCIQWHPVDRPSMNTVVQMLEGEGDKLTMPPSPFASAGPGRMHANMPGRPHYQALEVITETE from the exons ATGTATAATGTTACATCAATTCCATCGGAAATGATTGACCGTTATAATATTCTTCAGTTGAATTGGTCAGAACCAGCAGCATGTGGAGTTTGTGAAGAACAAGGCAAGTTCTGCGGATGGAAGAATAACATTACTAACCATGAAACTGAATGCTATAAGAAGCCTAAATCAAAAAAAG GCAAAATAAGGAAGATAGAGGGTGCGG TTGCACCCGTGGGTTCGGTTCTTGTATTGCTGGTATTGTTCGCAGCCTACCGTGTCTACAGCTCCGATAAAGCAGCGAAAAACAATCAGAAAAGGATTGAAAACTTTCTGGCAGATTATAAAGCTCTCAAGCCCGCAAGATACACATACGCTGACATTAAAAGGATTACGGATGAGTTCAAGGACAAGCTGGGTCAGGGATCATATGGAACTGTGTTTAAAGGAAAGCTTTCTGATGAGATCTTTGTTGCTGTGAAGATCCTGAACAACTCAACAGGAAACGGAGAGGAGTTCATCAATGAAGTGGCAACAATGGGAAAGATCCATCACGTCAATGTTATACGCTTAGTCGGTTACTGTGCTGATGGATTTCGAAGAGGTCTGGTCTATGATTACCTGCCAAATGAATCATTAGAGAAATTTGTATCTTCAGAACATGGCGAAACCTCCAGTCTTAGCTGGGAGAGGCTTCAGGATATTGCTCTTGGCATGGCTAAAGGCATCGAATACCTTCACCAAGGTTGTGATCAGCGAATCCTCCATTTCGACATCAAACCTCATAACATCTTGTTAGATGACCATTTCAATCCAAAGATTTCTGATTTCGGTCTAGCAAAGCTGTGCTCCAAGGATCAGAGTGCCGTGTCAATGACTACAGCTCGAGGAACCATGGGGTATATTGCACCTGAAGTTTTCTCTAGGAACTTCGGGCATGTTTCCTACAAGTCTGATGTTTATAGTTTTGGAATGGTGTTGCTTGAAATGGTCGGAGGGAGGAAGACAATCGATGATAAGGTAGAGAACAGCAACCAAATCTACTTCCCAGAATGGGTCTACAACAGCCTGGACAAAGGAGAAGAGCTGAGAATCAGAATTGAAAAGGAGGGGGACGCGCAAATCGCAAAGAAGCTGACTCTTGTGGGACTATGGTGCATTCAGTGGCACCCCGTGGATCGTCCGTCCATGAATACTGTCGTGCAAATGTTGGAAGGAGAAGGAGACAAGTTAACAATGCCTCCTAGCCCTTTTGCTTCTGCAGGTCCTGGAAGAATGCATGCAAATATGCCAGGGAGACCTCATTATCAAGCGTTGGAAGTGATCACTGAAACAGAGTAG
- the LOC118033472 gene encoding rust resistance kinase Lr10-like, whose product MDLSVVCLLMLVLVCHGAGLNETFREEKCKKHGPAIRFPFRLDKQPEYFGYDPGFVVSCNERKETLLQLPTSVTLNIKKIDYKSRLIIAADPDNCFPGQLRNFSLSKSPFKFAGEYRDDYALFNCTSKHGDFYDRIPCLGGPGYDIYAYSSNNFLGYTDLTSCTKMYNVTSIPSEMIDRNILQLNWSEPAACVGCEEQGKFCGWKNYITKLETECYEKPKSKKGKIRKIEGAVAPVGSVLVLLVLFAAYRVYSSDKAAKNNQKRIESFLADYKALKPARYTYADIKRITDEFKDKLGQGSYGTVFKGKLSDEIFVAVKILNNSTGNGEEFINEVATMGKIHHVNVIRLVGYCADGFRRGLVYDYLPNESLEKFVSSEHGETSSLSWERLQDIALGMAKGIEYLHQGCDQRILHFDIKPHNILLDDHFNPKISDFGLAKLCSKDQSAVSMTTARGTMGYIAPEVFSRNFGHVSYKSDVYSFGMVLLEMVGGRKTIDDKVENSNQIYFPEWVYNSLDKGEELRIRIEKEGDAQIAKKLTLVGLWCIQWHPVDRPSMNTVVQMLEGEGDKLTMPPSPFASAGPGRMHANMPGRPHYQALEVITETE is encoded by the exons ATGGATCTCTCTGTAGTTTGCTTGTTGATGCTGGTCCTTGTATGTCATGGAGCTGGCCTTAACGAAACGTTCCGAGAAGAAAAGTGTAAGAAGCATGGTCCGGCCATAAGATTTCCATTCAGACTCGACAAGCAGCCAGAGTACTTTGGCTATGATCCTGGGTTTGTTGTATCTTGCAATGAAAGGAAGGAAACATTGTTGCAGCTACCAACTTCTGTGACGCTCAACATCAAGAAAATTGACTATAAATCACGGTTAATCATTGCAGCTGATCCAGATAACTGCTTCCCAGGACAGCTTAGAAACTTCAGTTTATCTAAATCTCCTTTCAAATTTGCAGGCGAGTACCGGGATGATTATGCCCTTTTCAACTGTACATCAAAGCATGGAGATTTTTATGACCGGATACCCTGCCTTGGTGGTCCTGGATATGATATCTACGCCTATAGTTCTAATAATTTCCTAGGTTATACAGACCTGACTTCTTGTACCAAGATGTATAATGTTACATCAATTCCATCGGAAATGATTGACCGTAATATTCTTCAGTTGAATTGGTCAGAACCAGCAGCATGTGTAGGTTGTGAAGAACAAGGCAAGTTCTGCGGATGGAAGAATTACATTACTAAGCTTGAAACTGAATGCTATGAGAAGCCTAAATCAAAAAAAG GCAAAATAAGGAAGATAGAGGGTGCGG TTGCACCCGTGGGTTCGGTTCTTGTATTGCTGGTATTGTTCGCAGCCTACCGTGTCTACAGCTCCGATAAAGCAGCGAAAAACAATCAGAAAAGGATTGAAAGCTTTCTGGCAGATTATAAAGCTCTCAAGCCCGCAAGATACACATACGCTGACATTAAAAGGATTACGGATGAGTTCAAGGACAAGCTGGGTCAGGGATCATATGGAACTGTGTTTAAAGGAAAGCTTTCTGATGAGATCTTTGTTGCTGTGAAGATCCTGAACAACTCAACAGGAAACGGAGAGGAGTTCATCAATGAAGTGGCAACAATGGGAAAGATCCATCACGTCAATGTTATACGCTTAGTCGGTTACTGTGCTGATGGATTTCGAAGAGGTCTGGTCTATGATTACCTGCCAAATGAATCATTAGAGAAATTTGTATCTTCAGAACATGGCGAAACCTCCAGTCTTAGCTGGGAGAGGCTTCAGGATATTGCTCTTGGCATGGCTAAAGGCATCGAATACCTTCACCAAGGTTGTGATCAGCGAATCCTCCATTTCGACATCAAACCTCATAACATCTTGTTAGATGACCATTTCAATCCAAAGATTTCTGATTTCGGTCTAGCAAAGCTGTGCTCCAAGGATCAGAGTGCCGTGTCAATGACTACAGCTCGAGGAACCATGGGGTATATTGCACCTGAAGTTTTCTCTAGGAACTTCGGGCATGTTTCCTACAAGTCTGATGTTTATAGTTTTGGAATGGTGTTGCTTGAAATGGTCGGAGGGAGGAAGACAATCGATGATAAGGTAGAGAACAGCAACCAAATCTACTTCCCAGAATGGGTCTACAACAGCCTGGACAAAGGAGAAGAGCTGAGAATCAGAATTGAAAAGGAGGGGGACGCGCAAATCGCAAAGAAGCTGACTCTTGTGGGACTATGGTGCATTCAGTGGCACCCCGTGGATCGTCCGTCCATGAATACTGTCGTGCAAATGTTGGAAGGAGAAGGAGACAAGTTAACAATGCCTCCTAGCCCTTTTGCTTCTGCAGGTCCTGGAAGAATGCATGCAAATATGCCAGGGAGACCTCATTATCAAGCGTTGGAAGTGATCACTGAAACAGAGTAG
- the LOC118033458 gene encoding rust resistance kinase Lr10-like isoform X1 — MSFEMGLSVVCLLMLVLVCHGAGLNDMFQEEKCKKHGPAIRFPFRRDNQPVRCGYPGFVLSCNERKETLLQLPTSVTLNIKKIDYASRLIIAADPDNCFPRQLRNFSLSKSPFKFAGQYRDDYALFNCTSKHGDFDGQIPCLGAPGYDIYAYSSNYFLGYTDLTSCTKMYNVTSIPSEMIDRYNILQLNWSEPAACGVCEEQGKFCGWKNNITNHETECYKKPKSKKGKIRKIEGAVAPVGSVLVLLVLFAAYRVYSSDKAAKNNQKRIENFLADYKALKPARYTYADIKRITDEFKDKLGQGSYGTVFKGKLSDEIFVAVKILNNSTGNGEEFINEVATMGKIHHVNVIRLVGYCADGFRRGLVYDYLPNESLEKFVSSEHGETSSLSWERLQDIALGMAKGIEYLHQGCDQRILHFDIKPHNILLDDHFNPKISDFGLAKLCSKDQSAVSMTTARGTMGYIAPEVFSRNFGHVSYKSDVYSFGMVLLEMVGGRKTIDDKVENSNQIYFPEWVYNSLDKGEELRIRIEKEGDAQIAKKLTLVGLWCIQWHPVDRPSMNTVVQMLEGEGDKLTMPPSPFASAGPGRMHANMPGRPHYQALEVITETE, encoded by the exons ATGTCTTTTGAAATGGGTCTCTCTGTAGTTTGCTTGTTGATGCTGGTCCTTGTATGTCATGGAGCTGGCCTTAACGATATGTTCCAAGAAGAAAAGTGTAAGAAGCATGGTCCAGCCATAAGATTTCCATTCAGACGCGACAATCAGCCAGTTCGCTGTGGCTATCCTGGGTTTGTTCTATCTTGCaatgaaaggaaagaaacattGTTGCAGCTACCAACTTCTGTGACGCTCAACATCAAGAAAATTGACTATGCATCACGGTTAATCATTGCAGCTGATCCGGATAACTGCTTCCCAAGACAGCTTAGAAACTTCAGTTTATCTAAATCTCCTTTCAAATTTGCAGGCCAGTACCGGGATGATTATGCCCTTTTCAACTGTACATCAAAGCATGGAGATTTTGATGGGCAGATACCTTGCCTTGGTGCTCCTGGATATGATATCTATGCCTATAGTTCTAATTATTTCCTCGGTTATACAGACCTGACTTCTTGTACCAAGATGTATAATGTTACATCAATTCCATCGGAAATGATTGACCGTTATAATATTCTTCAGTTGAATTGGTCAGAACCAGCAGCATGTGGAGTTTGTGAAGAACAAGGCAAGTTCTGCGGATGGAAGAATAACATTACTAACCATGAAACTGAATGCTATAAGAAGCCTAAATCAAAAAAAG GCAAAATAAGGAAGATAGAGGGTGCGG TTGCACCCGTGGGTTCGGTTCTTGTATTGCTGGTATTGTTCGCAGCCTACCGTGTCTACAGCTCCGATAAAGCAGCGAAAAACAATCAGAAAAGGATTGAAAACTTTCTGGCAGATTATAAAGCTCTCAAGCCCGCAAGATACACATACGCTGACATTAAAAGGATTACGGATGAGTTCAAGGACAAGCTGGGTCAGGGATCATATGGAACTGTGTTTAAAGGAAAGCTTTCTGATGAGATCTTTGTTGCTGTGAAGATCCTGAACAACTCAACAGGAAACGGAGAGGAGTTCATCAATGAAGTGGCAACAATGGGAAAGATCCATCACGTCAATGTTATACGCTTAGTCGGTTACTGTGCTGATGGATTTCGAAGAGGTCTGGTCTATGATTACCTGCCAAATGAATCATTAGAGAAATTTGTATCTTCAGAACATGGCGAAACCTCCAGTCTTAGCTGGGAGAGGCTTCAGGATATTGCTCTTGGCATGGCTAAAGGCATCGAATACCTTCACCAAGGTTGTGATCAGCGAATCCTCCATTTCGACATCAAACCTCATAACATCTTGTTAGATGACCATTTCAATCCAAAGATTTCTGATTTCGGTCTAGCAAAGCTGTGCTCCAAGGATCAGAGTGCCGTGTCAATGACTACAGCTCGAGGAACCATGGGGTATATTGCACCTGAAGTTTTCTCTAGGAACTTCGGGCATGTTTCCTACAAGTCTGATGTTTATAGTTTTGGAATGGTGTTGCTTGAAATGGTCGGAGGGAGGAAGACAATCGATGATAAGGTAGAGAACAGCAACCAAATCTACTTCCCAGAATGGGTCTACAACAGCCTGGACAAAGGAGAAGAGCTGAGAATCAGAATTGAAAAGGAGGGGGACGCGCAAATCGCAAAGAAGCTGACTCTTGTGGGACTATGGTGCATTCAGTGGCACCCCGTGGATCGTCCGTCCATGAATACTGTCGTGCAAATGTTGGAAGGAGAAGGAGACAAGTTAACAATGCCTCCTAGCCCTTTTGCTTCTGCAGGTCCTGGAAGAATGCATGCAAATATGCCAGGGAGACCTCATTATCAAGCGTTGGAAGTGATCACTGAAACAGAGTAG